From Candidatus Nanohalococcus occultus:
GACGGCCTCCAATATGCTGAGCTATCATCCACGAAGCCTTCCTTAGTAACAGTATTTTGATTCTCATTAGATTCAGAACGAGCGTGCTTTAGGCACCCCTCTGTATACTCGAGCGCAGGCCCTCCTACCGCCCCCACATCGTCTTTCTGGAAAGATTCGAGTATCGCGTCACACCAACCATCACTGAATCTTACGTCGTCATCTACAAAAGCCACTATATCTGTTTCAGCCGCTTCTAGTGCCACATTCCGCGCATGCGGAAGATTGATAGACTTCGCGGGCCGAATATAGTTTATTTTGTATTCATGATTTTCACATACCTGCTGAGTCGTATCCTCTTCCGAGTCATCTACTACTATAACTTCAGCGGGATGGTTTTCAGTTTCTTGAAGAGAGTTCAAAGTACCTTTCAAAGGTTCGGAACGATTATAGGTCGGTATTATCACTGTCAGTTCAGACATTTCTTATACACCTCTTTTGTCTGATCAGCCGTTGTCTCCCAACTATACTTTCCAGCAATTTCTCTACATGCCTCAGGACTTTCCAGAGGTTCAATTGCTTTCTGAGCAAAACTTTCCGTATCTCCCCACTCTACAAGCATTAACTCAGGTAGAACCTCATTCATTGGTTTCCTGTCAAAAGCTACTACTGAAGTTCCACATGCCAGACTCTCGATCATCGGTCTTCCAAAACCTTCGGCTTCGCTCGGGAACAACAGCTTCTCTGCATTAGAATAGAGTTTAACTAATCTATCTGAATCTATGCCCTCCTCGTAAACCACATCTGTGCTATCCACTATGTCCGAATTTTCAATTAACTTTCTCGTCCTATCTTTGTTCCCTACTCTTACCAGTTTCGCCTCCGGTTTCTCTTCTTTTATCTTCTCAAATACTTTAATTAAACCGTCCATATTTTTCCTGTCTAGTTCATGGCCTACGTGGAGAAAATACTCACCGTAATCTATCTCTTCTTCAACAGGCCTAAATAGTTCGAGATCAACTCCTTGATACACAACCTCTATCTTTTGCGTTTCTACCTCCGTATTTTCTTCAAGCTGCTCTTTAGTGGCTTCAGATATTGCTATTACCTTGTCGGCATTTCTCTCTAAATTCTTTACATAGTTTCTTGCCATCCACGAGTAGAAGGGACCCGCATAGCCATCTAAATACGGAAATATATCGTGGACCGTGACAACCATATTATTAATTTCAGGAACTACGATACCAGACAGAAGATCTTGGCTAGCTAAATGTACTATATCCGCATCTACTTTTCTAAGCGCAAAGAAATCCAAAAAAATCCTGTTGACTAGCCAAGGTTTGGCAGCATCCGGAGGCATAATATGACCAATTTCTTGATCTTTGAGATATTTTAGAAGATTCCTAGAATATATTTTGATACCGGAAACACCCTCTGTCTCCGCAAAGAAATCTATCCTCATCTAAGCCTTATCACCTCTTTTAACTGGTATGGCAGTAGCGAAGGTTTCCTGAAACAGGTCACGGCAAACCCTGTAAACCAGGCCCACAATTTAATCTGTGAGATGCCTAAAGCAAATACAAACGCCTTGAAACCGTCTTCTCTAAGGCTTTCGATTATAGCGCCTTTTTCATAGATTAAAGGACCTATAACCTCTAGAACTAACAGCAAAACCAAATATTTTATGTATTCAGGTATATAACGCGCCGAGACCGCCGTAGCAATTAAAGTAAGTAAAAACGTTTTAGCATACGCTGTAAGCAATAGGTTTTTCGTCAATCCAAGTTTTTTGCTGTGGTGCGTGAACAGATTACCTCCTTTGGCATCTCCTTCACCATATGTTTTGAACTGTTCCCAGAGACTTCTCCAGGTTGGCCGCATCTTCCATTCGACCCATGCGTTTTCTGCGACGCCTTGTTCGTATCCTTTTGCCAGTATTTCTGCGTTGAACTTCGAGTCCTCGCCTGTATAAAGTTCTTCAGGATATCCTCCGACCTCGATCCATACTTTCCGTGTGAATCCTACTGAACGCGATGAGGCCGAGCGGTTTCCTTTCTTGACTTCCTCAGGACTCATTTTGCTTGCTATTATCCGTCCCTGAACCCGTTCAAACATTTTTTCTGAACGCGGCTTCCACATTCCTACAACAAACTCGTATCCGTCTTCGAACTCAGCTGCCATGCTTTCCAGCCAGTTTTCATCGAGAATACATCCGCCATCGGTCCCTACAATATAATCGTTTTCAGCCTTTCTTACTGCTGTATTGCGTCCTTCTGCGATGTTACAGCCTTCATCTACGTAGAGCTTAATCCATTCGTTTTCTTCTGCGTACTCTTCTATTATTTCTTGAGTGTTGTCGATGCTGCCGCCATCTACGAAAACTGCTTCGTCCGGAAGCCTTGTCTGGTCTAGAAGCGAGTCCAGCAAATCTCTGATAGATTCTCCTTCGTTGTAAACTGTACAGATCAGCGATATCTTCATTTTCCAGCGGCCTGCTTCACTTTTCCATCCAGTTTTTGCCCAAAATTATTCCAGCTGTATTTTTCAGCGTTTTCACGCGCTTTCTGACCCATAAATTCTGCTTTTTCTCTTGATTCGATCATTGCCTCGATTTTTTCGGCAATGTCGGCAGAATCAGCTTCTACTAGAAATCCGGTTTCTCTGTCTTTTACTGTTTCCGCAGGGCTTCCTTCATTAACCGCGATTGTTGGCTTTCCGTACATTCCTGCTTCTATAGGTACTATACCCCAGTCTTCTTTTTCTGCGAGGAATAAAACTCCGTAAGCATTTTTGAACTGTTCTTTCCACTGATCTCCAGGCAGATCATACTTGAATTTGATTGAGCTATCTGCTTTTCCTTCGAGTTCCTGTATATAATCTTGTTCTTGGGCTGCGCCTGCGAGGACTAAATCGAAGTCCTGTGTTTCTGCTTGCTTCCATGCTTCTATAGCCAAGTCTTGACGTTTGTAACGTCGGAAACGCGACGGATAAAGGAAATATTTTCCTAAGTCACTGGTTTCCTCTACTAGTTCGGCTCCAGGATTCAGTACTTCGATCTCATCTTCTTTTTTCAAACCTTTTTCGACTATACGTTCTTTAGTGAGCTGACTGTTCGCTAATACAGCATCGAAGTGCTTCCAGGCCTGTCTTTCCAGTATATCATATATTTTAATACCTATGTCAAAAATAGGGCGAGTAAAAACGCTTTTTTCGGCTCTGTAAGTCTGTTTGAACTCGGGTAACGCTGGTCGTAGCGGAGTATGGACATAGCCAATTACAGGTATGTCGTGGTTCCTTATAGCAATCAGAGATCCGATACCTGCTTCTGAAACTATTAATGCATCGTAATCTTCAAGCGGCAGCTTTTTTATCATCGCTCCAAGACCGAACCGCAGTCCTTTATCCAGAAAATTTCTTGGCTGAGCATTCGAACCTATTACCTGTATATCTACATCCTTAAACTCCTCGAAAGTCTGTTCTTCATCGTAAAACAGAGTGAAAACCGTTGTTTCATGCTCAGAGTTCTTAGCTGCCTCCAGTATTACTTTTTCCGCGCCACCTCTACCCTTGAGCCACGGATGATATATTGCCTGCCGCATACAAATTCCTTTTAGTTAGAATCTTTTTGAGGCTTTTCATGAAGCAAAAAGCAGTCTTAGCAGCAATCTTAATCCTAGTACCTACAGTACAAGGGTTGTCGTTGGATAAACAAGAAATAGATTCCTCTAACCGCGATATAATTAGCGCAAAAACCCATCACAACTCTGTAGTCATAGCATCCAAAGACTCTATAAAGAAGATCTCCGCGAGTCAGAACTTTACCCGGGACTTCAGTGTAAGACTCAACGACCTCTCGTTACGTAGAGG
This genomic window contains:
- a CDS encoding glycosyltransferase family 2 protein, translated to MSELTVIIPTYNRSEPLKGTLNSLQETENHPAEVIVVDDSEEDTTQQVCENHEYKINYIRPAKSINLPHARNVALEAAETDIVAFVDDDVRFSDGWCDAILESFQKDDVGAVGGPALEYTEGCLKHARSESNENQNTVTKEGFVDDSSAYWRPSNPVETDTLRGANMAFRKSVLEEIGGFDEGYIGNSFREDTDICVRVKDKGYRIIYDPKAELEHLYIDEGGCRDKNRDFWYSLGYNQRRFVTKNFASKTRLNLIKFGFTWDYTPYSLLKIILSAIKNHEFKRLAYVKGLIGR
- a CDS encoding glycosyltransferase family 4 protein, whose product is MRIDFFAETEGVSGIKIYSRNLLKYLKDQEIGHIMPPDAAKPWLVNRIFLDFFALRKVDADIVHLASQDLLSGIVVPEINNMVVTVHDIFPYLDGYAGPFYSWMARNYVKNLERNADKVIAISEATKEQLEENTEVETQKIEVVYQGVDLELFRPVEEEIDYGEYFLHVGHELDRKNMDGLIKVFEKIKEEKPEAKLVRVGNKDRTRKLIENSDIVDSTDVVYEEGIDSDRLVKLYSNAEKLLFPSEAEGFGRPMIESLACGTSVVAFDRKPMNEVLPELMLVEWGDTESFAQKAIEPLESPEACREIAGKYSWETTADQTKEVYKKCLN
- a CDS encoding glycosyltransferase, giving the protein MKISLICTVYNEGESIRDLLDSLLDQTRLPDEAVFVDGGSIDNTQEIIEEYAEENEWIKLYVDEGCNIAEGRNTAVRKAENDYIVGTDGGCILDENWLESMAAEFEDGYEFVVGMWKPRSEKMFERVQGRIIASKMSPEEVKKGNRSASSRSVGFTRKVWIEVGGYPEELYTGEDSKFNAEILAKGYEQGVAENAWVEWKMRPTWRSLWEQFKTYGEGDAKGGNLFTHHSKKLGLTKNLLLTAYAKTFLLTLIATAVSARYIPEYIKYLVLLLVLEVIGPLIYEKGAIIESLREDGFKAFVFALGISQIKLWAWFTGFAVTCFRKPSLLPYQLKEVIRLR
- a CDS encoding glycosyltransferase yields the protein MRQAIYHPWLKGRGGAEKVILEAAKNSEHETTVFTLFYDEEQTFEEFKDVDIQVIGSNAQPRNFLDKGLRFGLGAMIKKLPLEDYDALIVSEAGIGSLIAIRNHDIPVIGYVHTPLRPALPEFKQTYRAEKSVFTRPIFDIGIKIYDILERQAWKHFDAVLANSQLTKERIVEKGLKKEDEIEVLNPGAELVEETSDLGKYFLYPSRFRRYKRQDLAIEAWKQAETQDFDLVLAGAAQEQDYIQELEGKADSSIKFKYDLPGDQWKEQFKNAYGVLFLAEKEDWGIVPIEAGMYGKPTIAVNEGSPAETVKDRETGFLVEADSADIAEKIEAMIESREKAEFMGQKARENAEKYSWNNFGQKLDGKVKQAAGK